Within bacterium, the genomic segment CCTCGCGCACGAGGTCGGCCACGAGGTGGACCTGGTGACCGAGGGCGAGGACACGGAGCTGGACAAGACCGTGATCGACCGGCTCGCGGACCCGATCGTCCACCTGCTGCGCAACAGCATCGACCACGGCATCGAGACGCCGGACGTGCGCGAGCGCGCCGGCAAGCCGCGCCGGGGCACGGTCCGGCTCTCGGCGTCGTACTCCGGGGCGAGCGTGATCATCCGCGTCGAGGACGACGGCGCGGGCATCGACCTCGAGGCCGTGCGGCGCAAGGCGGTGGAGCGCGGCCTGCTCGCCGAGCACGACGCGCGCTCCGAGCGCGAGCTGATCGCGCTGATGTTCCTCCCGGGCTTCTCGACGAGCGGGACCGTGACCACCGTCTCGGGGCGCGGCGTCGGCCTGGACGTCGTCAAGCGCGCGGTCGAGACGCTGCGGGGCCAGATCAACGTCGAGAGCCGGCTGGGGGCGGGGACCACGTTCGAGGTCCGCCTGCCGCTGACCCTGGCCATCATCGAGGGGCTCGACGTCGTCGTCGGCGGCGAGCACTTCATCCTCCCGCTGGCCGTGGTGAACGAGTGCGTGGAGCTGCTCCGGGACGCGGCCGCGGCGGCGGGGCCCCGGCGCCTGGCCGAGATCCGGGGGGAGCTGGTCCCGTACGTGCGGCTGCGGGACTGGTTCGCGGTGGACGGCGAGGCGCCCCGGCGCGAGCAGATCGTCGTGACGGAGGCCGAGGGCTTCCGGGTCGGACTGGTCGTGGACGCCGTCGTCGGCGAGCAGCAGACGGTGATCAAGCCGCTCGGCCGCCTGTTCGGCAACGCGCGGGGGCTCGCGGGGGCCACGATCCTCGGGGACGGGACCGTCGCCCTGATCCTCGACGTCGCCCAGCTGGTGCAGAGCGTCGAGCGCGCCCGGGATGGCGCGGGCGCGGCCGGCTAGTTCGCGGCCGGCGGCTGGCGGCGTTTTTTTTGGGGAGGCGGACGTGGGATTCGGCTGGGCAACGCGCGGAGGCCGGGCGTCGGCGCCCGTCGCCCCCGCCAAGCGCCCCGCACCGCTCGCGCTCCCCGGGATGAGCCCGGAGGTCTTCGCCCGCTTCAGCGAGCTCGTCCAGGCGCAGTGCGGGATCAAGATGCCCCCGACGAAGCAGACCATGCTCGAGGCGCGGCTGCGCAAGCGCCTGCGGAGCCTCTCGGTCGAGACGTTCGAGGAGTACGGCGACCTCGTCTTCTCCGACGACTGCCCCGAGGACGAGCT encodes:
- a CDS encoding chemotaxis protein CheA, which gives rise to RARVEAISTLRVAAAKLDTLVNLVGELVTVQARLARVAGRIGDAELDGVAEEVERLTAGMRDNTLSVRMVPIGPSFAKFRRHVRDLAHEVGHEVDLVTEGEDTELDKTVIDRLADPIVHLLRNSIDHGIETPDVRERAGKPRRGTVRLSASYSGASVIIRVEDDGAGIDLEAVRRKAVERGLLAEHDARSERELIALMFLPGFSTSGTVTTVSGRGVGLDVVKRAVETLRGQINVESRLGAGTTFEVRLPLTLAIIEGLDVVVGGEHFILPLAVVNECVELLRDAAAAAGPRRLAEIRGELVPYVRLRDWFAVDGEAPRREQIVVTEAEGFRVGLVVDAVVGEQQTVIKPLGRLFGNARGLAGATILGDGTVALILDVAQLVQSVERARDGAGAAG